The following proteins are co-located in the Mesorhizobium australicum WSM2073 genome:
- a CDS encoding DeoD-type purine-nucleoside phosphorylase, whose protein sequence is MTPHIEAGKGDYADTVLLPGDPQRAEWMAQTFLEASRCVNRRRGALGFTGLFRGKPVSIQATGIGVSSFLIYAHELLDFYGVRTLIRTGTCGSLSAEAKLRSLVISQSARPENTESGRVFGLYVADVGPDPALLARALSKAAALGIDHHAGLTACTDIFYHPEARARYADARALGALAVDMETSALYRISAHFGARALSLLTVVDNLLTGEQTDYSERQALFTDMSRLALEVATEGR, encoded by the coding sequence TTGACGCCACACATCGAGGCAGGCAAGGGCGATTACGCCGACACGGTTTTGTTGCCGGGCGACCCGCAGCGCGCGGAGTGGATGGCGCAGACATTCCTGGAGGCATCGCGCTGCGTCAATCGCCGACGCGGCGCTCTCGGCTTTACCGGCTTGTTTCGCGGCAAGCCTGTCAGCATTCAGGCGACGGGCATCGGCGTTTCATCCTTCCTGATCTACGCCCATGAACTGCTTGACTTTTATGGCGTCCGAACACTGATCCGCACCGGTACCTGCGGCAGCCTGAGCGCCGAGGCAAAGCTGCGCAGCCTTGTGATCTCGCAATCGGCACGGCCTGAAAATACCGAGAGCGGTCGAGTTTTTGGCCTTTACGTAGCCGATGTTGGCCCGGATCCGGCGCTGCTGGCTCGCGCATTGAGCAAGGCAGCCGCACTTGGCATCGACCACCACGCCGGCCTGACAGCCTGCACCGATATATTCTACCATCCTGAAGCGCGTGCCCGTTATGCCGACGCAAGGGCGCTCGGGGCGCTGGCGGTAGACATGGAAACCAGCGCTCTCTATCGCATATCGGCCCATTTCGGCGCGAGGGCGTTGTCGCTGCTGACCGTCGTCGACAATCTGCTTACCGGCGAACAGACCGACTATTCCGAACGCCAGGCGCTTTTCACCGACATGAGCCGGCTCGCGCTCGAAGTCGCCACGGAAGGGCGCTAG
- a CDS encoding ribbon-helix-helix domain-containing protein yields the protein MCRVFAAQDPEGYRQINRSIRIDGHSTSIQLEVTFWALLDEIAESQNLTTPKFISKLYDEAIEINGEIPNFASMLRTTCALYLRGHRPSMEEVLKREAA from the coding sequence ATGTGCAGAGTCTTTGCCGCACAGGATCCGGAAGGCTATCGTCAGATCAACCGGTCGATCCGCATTGACGGACATTCGACGAGCATCCAGCTCGAGGTCACGTTCTGGGCCTTGCTCGACGAAATCGCCGAAAGCCAGAACCTGACGACGCCGAAATTCATCTCGAAGCTCTACGACGAAGCCATCGAGATCAACGGCGAGATCCCTAATTTCGCGTCGATGCTGCGCACCACTTGCGCACTCTATCTACGCGGCCACCGACCATCCATGGAGGAGGTGTTGAAGCGAGAGGCCGCCTAG
- a CDS encoding VOC family protein, producing the protein MAKAIHTMIRVLDEARSIDFYTRAFGLEVAQRLDFETFTLVYLSNADAPFEVELTVNKGRAEPYALGDGYGHLAVSVADLDSEHDRLGALGLNPKKIVEFSRDGSLIARFFFIEDPDGYKVEVLQRGGRFQ; encoded by the coding sequence TTGGCGAAGGCAATCCACACCATGATCCGGGTTCTCGACGAAGCCCGCTCCATCGATTTCTACACCCGGGCATTCGGCCTTGAGGTCGCCCAACGACTGGACTTCGAGACCTTCACGCTGGTCTACCTCAGCAATGCCGATGCGCCTTTCGAGGTTGAGTTGACCGTCAACAAGGGGCGCGCGGAGCCCTATGCGCTGGGCGATGGCTACGGTCACCTCGCGGTCTCGGTCGCCGATCTCGACAGCGAACATGATCGGCTCGGCGCTCTCGGCCTCAATCCGAAGAAGATTGTCGAATTCAGCCGCGACGGGTCGCTCATCGCCCGCTTCTTCTTCATCGAGGACCCCGACGGCTACAAGGTCGAGGTCCTGCAGCGCGGAGGGCGCTTCCAATAG
- a CDS encoding GMC family oxidoreductase, giving the protein MAAAFDLKNDGVVVIIGSGAGGGTLGNELAQKGIDVVILEAGARHEYEDFINDEWDSFAQLAWTDKRTTSGDWRVAKDFSNLPAWIVKSVGGSTTHWAGASLRFQEHEFKTLSTYGKLEGANLLDWPVTLAEMEPYYAKAEAKMGVTGTNGWPRLPGNNNFKVLKAGADKLGYKECHTGNMAINSVERDDRNSCQQTGFCFQGCKWGAKWSTLYTEIPKGEATGHLEVRPNAMAIKINHDASGKVTGVVYADKDGKLQEQKARIVAVAGNSIESPRLLLNSESAKFPHGLANSSGQVGKNYMRHTTGSVYAIFDKPVHMYRGTTMAGIIRDEARHDPSRGFVGGYEFETLSLGLPFMAAFLNPGGWGRSFTTALDHYDHMAGLWIVGEDMPREENRITLHGDEKDEHGMPIADVHFDDHANDTAMRNHAYKQATALYDAVGATRTFPTPPYPSTHNLGTNRMSEKAADGVVNKHGQAHDIKNLFVSDGSQFTTGAAENPTLTIVSLAIRQADYIAAQMSAKTI; this is encoded by the coding sequence ATGGCAGCAGCATTTGATCTGAAAAACGACGGCGTGGTCGTCATCATCGGCTCCGGCGCCGGCGGCGGCACGCTCGGCAACGAACTGGCGCAGAAGGGCATCGATGTCGTCATCCTCGAGGCCGGTGCCCGCCACGAATATGAGGACTTCATCAACGACGAGTGGGATTCGTTCGCTCAGCTCGCCTGGACGGACAAGCGCACCACATCCGGCGATTGGCGCGTGGCCAAGGATTTTTCCAACCTTCCGGCCTGGATCGTCAAGTCGGTCGGCGGCTCGACCACGCACTGGGCGGGCGCATCGCTGCGCTTCCAGGAGCATGAGTTCAAGACGCTGTCGACCTACGGCAAGCTGGAAGGCGCCAACCTTTTGGATTGGCCGGTGACGCTGGCCGAGATGGAGCCCTATTACGCCAAGGCGGAAGCCAAGATGGGCGTCACCGGCACCAATGGCTGGCCGCGCCTGCCGGGCAACAACAATTTCAAGGTGCTGAAGGCCGGCGCCGACAAGCTCGGCTACAAGGAATGCCATACCGGCAACATGGCGATCAACTCGGTGGAGCGCGACGACCGCAATTCCTGCCAGCAGACCGGCTTCTGCTTCCAGGGCTGCAAATGGGGCGCCAAATGGTCGACGCTCTATACCGAAATCCCGAAGGGCGAGGCGACGGGCCACCTCGAGGTCCGGCCGAACGCCATGGCGATCAAGATCAACCATGACGCCTCTGGAAAGGTCACCGGCGTCGTCTATGCCGACAAGGACGGCAAGCTGCAGGAGCAGAAGGCCCGCATCGTGGCGGTCGCCGGCAATTCGATCGAGAGCCCGCGCCTGCTGCTCAATTCCGAATCAGCCAAGTTCCCGCACGGCCTTGCCAACTCGTCGGGGCAGGTGGGCAAGAACTACATGCGGCATACCACGGGATCGGTCTATGCCATCTTCGACAAGCCAGTGCACATGTATCGCGGCACCACCATGGCCGGCATCATCCGTGATGAGGCGCGCCATGATCCGTCACGCGGTTTTGTCGGCGGTTACGAGTTCGAGACGCTGTCGCTCGGCCTGCCCTTCATGGCTGCCTTCCTGAACCCTGGCGGCTGGGGGCGTTCCTTCACCACCGCGCTCGACCACTACGACCACATGGCCGGCCTGTGGATCGTCGGTGAGGACATGCCGCGCGAGGAGAACCGCATCACGCTGCATGGCGACGAGAAGGACGAGCACGGCATGCCGATCGCCGATGTGCATTTCGACGACCATGCCAACGACACGGCGATGCGCAATCATGCCTACAAGCAGGCCACCGCGCTTTACGATGCGGTCGGCGCCACACGCACCTTCCCGACGCCACCCTATCCCTCGACGCACAATCTCGGCACCAACCGGATGAGCGAGAAGGCCGCCGACGGCGTCGTCAACAAGCATGGCCAGGCACACGACATCAAGAACCTGTTCGTGTCGGACGGCAGCCAGTTCACGACGGGTGCGGCCGAAAACCCGACCCTGACCATCGTGTCGCTGGCGATCCGCCAGGCCGACTATATCGCCGCGCAGATGTCGGCGAAAACCATCTGA
- the urtA gene encoding urea ABC transporter substrate-binding protein, with amino-acid sequence MFSASVVAAGLVMSAPARAADDTIKVGILHSLSGTMAISETTLKDAMLMLIDEQNAKGGLLGKKLEAVVVDPASNWPLFAEKARELISKDKVAAVFGCWTSVSRKSVLPVFSELDNILFYPVQYEGEESERNVFYTGAAPNQQAIPAVDYLMSEDGGSVKRWVLEGTDYVYPRTTNKILEAYLKAKGVAAEDIMVNYTPFGFSDWQTEVSAIKKFGSAGKKTAVVSTVNGDANVPFYKELGNQGIKAEDIPVMAFSVGEEELAGLDTAPLVGHLAAWNYFESVDTPENKKFIADWHKFIKSDKRTTNDPMEAHYIGFNMWVKAVEKAGTTDPDKVIDAMIGVSVPNLTGGYSTMMPNHHITKPVLIGEIQTDGQFETVSRTPGLVMGDEWSDYLPDSKDLISDWRKPLSCGNFNVATGKCGGKGTN; translated from the coding sequence ATGTTCTCGGCGAGCGTAGTTGCCGCCGGCCTGGTGATGTCTGCTCCGGCCAGGGCCGCCGATGATACGATCAAGGTCGGCATTCTTCATTCGCTGTCGGGCACGATGGCGATTTCAGAGACGACGCTGAAGGACGCCATGCTGATGCTCATCGACGAGCAGAACGCCAAGGGCGGCCTGCTCGGCAAGAAGCTCGAAGCGGTCGTCGTCGACCCGGCTTCCAACTGGCCGCTGTTCGCCGAAAAGGCGCGTGAGCTGATCTCGAAGGACAAGGTCGCCGCGGTGTTCGGCTGCTGGACCTCGGTGTCGCGCAAGTCGGTGCTGCCGGTGTTTTCCGAACTCGACAATATCCTGTTCTATCCGGTCCAGTATGAGGGCGAGGAAAGCGAGCGCAATGTCTTCTACACGGGTGCCGCGCCGAACCAGCAGGCCATTCCGGCCGTCGATTACCTGATGAGCGAGGATGGCGGTTCGGTGAAGCGCTGGGTGCTCGAAGGCACAGACTACGTCTATCCGCGCACCACCAACAAGATCCTCGAAGCCTATCTGAAGGCCAAGGGCGTCGCGGCCGAAGACATCATGGTCAACTATACGCCGTTCGGCTTCTCCGACTGGCAGACCGAAGTCTCGGCGATCAAGAAATTCGGCTCGGCCGGCAAGAAGACCGCCGTCGTCTCGACCGTCAATGGCGATGCCAACGTGCCGTTCTACAAGGAACTCGGCAACCAGGGCATCAAGGCCGAGGACATCCCGGTCATGGCCTTCTCGGTCGGCGAGGAAGAGCTGGCCGGTCTCGACACCGCGCCGCTGGTCGGCCATCTCGCCGCCTGGAACTATTTCGAGAGCGTCGATACGCCCGAGAACAAGAAGTTCATCGCCGACTGGCACAAGTTCATCAAGAGCGACAAGCGCACCACAAACGACCCGATGGAAGCTCATTATATCGGCTTCAACATGTGGGTGAAGGCGGTTGAGAAGGCCGGCACCACCGATCCGGACAAGGTCATCGACGCCATGATCGGCGTTTCTGTGCCAAACCTGACCGGCGGCTACTCGACGATGATGCCGAACCATCACATCACCAAGCCGGTGCTGATCGGCGAAATCCAGACCGACGGCCAGTTCGAAACGGTTTCGCGCACGCCCGGCCTTGTGATGGGCGACGAATGGTCCGACTACCTGCCGGACTCCAAGGATTTGATCTCCGATTGGCGCAAGCCGCTGTCGTGCGGCAACTTCAACGTTGCCACCGGCAAGTGCGGCGGCAAGGGCACAAACTGA